ACCGTGCCGACCAGGCCGGAAACCGGGGCGACGCCGTCCACCAGGCCGGTGACGGTGCCCACGGCGTTCAGCGACAGGCCACCGGACACGGCGTCCAGCTCGGCGTCCGAGATCTCGGCGGTCTCAACCTGGGGGGTGGAGTTCATGATGGAACTTCCCTTCATATGGATATTCACAAGGGGGAGAGCGGCCCCCCTCTGGGGACAGACGGTCGGCCGCGGTCCGCGGGCGCCGGGCACCCGTTGCCGGGACCCTCTGGAGTGGCCCCCGCGGTGCAACGGATCAAAGCACGCCGACGCGCGGCGGTTCCACTCAACCACCGCTCTCACCAGGGCAATTGGCGTTCTCGGGCGCAGATCCGTGCAGGCGTGCGCACGTCTTGGCGGCGACTTCTTCACACCCTTCGCGGCATCGGCGCGCGAGGCCCCTTGCCGCCCCGCGACCGAATGGGGCAGTCCCGGCCCAATGGCTCGGCCCCCGGCGCGTGACTGTGCAGATCCGCCGTGCGCCGTGACCCGCTTGCGCAGCCGATGTGCAGATTCCCTGAAGCCGGGATTCCGCTCAGCACCTTGAACCGACCGTTACCAGCCGGTAGCGGATCGTGTCCGCGTGTGCGCCCAGGCTCTAGCCCAGCAGCGCGTACACGGTGCTCGCCCGCGCCGCGATCTCGGCCGAGCCCTCCGCGGTCATCGTGATGTCGGCGAACGCCATGCGCCGGCCGAGCTTGGTGAGAACCGTCTGCACGAGCACGTCCGCCTCCACGACCGCGCGCTGGAAGCTGGTGGACTGCTGGACCGTCGTCATCGGGACGAAGCCGCCGCGCGCCGCCGAGATCGCGATCACCGTCGCCGTGTCGGCCGCGGCCATCAGCGCCTGCCCCGACAGCCCGCCGCCCTCCCGGGCCAGCCGCGTGGACCACGGCAGCCGGAGTACGGCCCGGTGGTCGTCCAACTCCACGACCGTGAGGCCCAGATCGAGCACCCAGGGGGCGAAGTTGGCGGCGAGGATCTTGTCGGCTTCGGCAGGCGTCATGCGTGTTTTCTTCCCGCTCTCGCGCCCCGGCAGACACGTTTGCCGCCTATTTCACGCTTTCGCATACGCCAAGTCGGCCAGTTGCAAGGAGCGTTGAACACCCCACCTGACACGCGCGTATCAACAGGCATCCAGGCGCCCCCAGTCAGCTGCCGGACGGCGGCAACGGACCCCGTCCCCAGGAGGTCAAGAAGTTGAGTCACAAACGCGTACCCAAGCGCAAGGCCGCGATCGCGGCGGGAAGCGTGGCGGCGCTCGGAGCTGCGGCCCTCTTTCTGCCCAACGCCATGGCGTCCCAGACGGACTCGTCGAACAACGCCACGGCCAGAACGTTCAAGGCGGACGACGTCTCGGACATAGCCGCGCAGCTGGCCTCCCAGCTGGGTGACGCCTTCGCGGGTTCGTACTACAACGCCGACAAGCAGCAGGTCGTCATCAACGTGGTCGGCGACAACAGCAACGTCGTCAACATCATCAAAAAGGCGGGGGCGATCCCCAACCAGGTGCGGAACAGCACCGCCACGCTCCAGGCCGCCGCCAAGACGCTCAGGACCAGGGCGACGATCGCCGGTACCGCGTGGTCCGTCGACCCCAAGACCAACGAGATCCAGGTCAGCGCCGACAGCACCGTCAGCGGCACCAAGTGGGACACGCTGGAGTCGACGGTCAAGAGCCTCGGCTCGGGCGTAGCGACCCTGAAGAAGTCCGCGGGCACCTTCAAGACGTTCGTGTCGGGCGGTGACGCCATCTTCGCCCAGGCCGACGCGGGCGGCGTCCGTTGCTCCCTCGGCTTCAACGTCACCGCGAGCGACGGCAGCCCCGCCTTCCTGACGGCGGGTCACTGCGGAGTCGCGGCGAAGCAGTGGTCCGACTCCCAGAACGGGCAGCCGATCGCCACCGTCGACCAGGCCACCTTCCCCGGCGAGGGCGACTTCTCGCTCGTCAAGTACGACGACCCGGGCACCCAGGCCCCCAGCGAGGTCAACGTCGGCAACGGCCAGACGGTCCAGATCAACCAGGCCGCGGACGCGGTGGTGGGCCAGCAGGTCTTCCGGATGGGCAGCACGACCGGTCTGCACGACGGCACCGTCACCGGCCTCGACGCCACCGTCAACTTCCAGAGCGAGACCGACCCGGGCGGTGTCGACACCGTCACCGGCCTCATCCAGACCAACGTCTGCGCCGAGGCGGGGGACAGCGGCGGCTCCCTGTTCACCCAGGACGGCAGCGCGGTCGGCCTGACGTCGGGCGGCAGCGGCGACTGCACCGCCGGCGGCGAGACCTTCTTCCAGCCGGTGACCACCGCACTCCAGGCGACCGGTGCGACGCTCGGCGCGGGCGGCGCGGCGGGCGCCGGCGACCAGGGCGGTGCCGCTGACCAGAGCGCCGGCCCGGGTGACGAGGGCGCCGGCGCCGGCGACCAGAGCGGTGCGGGCGACCAGGGCGGTGCCGCTGACCAGAGCGCCGGCACCGGTGACGAGAGCGGCGCCGGTGACCAGGCGGGCGGCGCGGCCGACCAGTCCGGCAGCGCCCACGACCAGTCCGGGCAGTCGGACCACAGCGGTGCCGGCGACGGCTCCGGACTGGAGTCGAGCCACTGACCGGGACACGCTAGCGGTTCACCCGGGCAGTGAAACGGTCCGGCCCTCCGGCGGGAGGGCCGGACCGCTCCGCGTGCGCTTCCGTACGCCTCGAACGGACGACGCCCGACACATCTCAAGCGGGCGCTCGGCATGCCTCATGCGGGCGCTACGCACGATTCGGCCGACCGCTCCACACGCCTCAGTCGGACGTTCGCGCTCGCAAAAGAAGCAACGCCACGTCGTCCAGTCGCTCCTCGTCCCGCGCCGTGTCCCGCACCAGCCGGTCGGCCAGCGCCTCCAGCGATTCGCCGCCGCCCTGCGAGAACCGCTCGCCCAGCTCCGCCAGCGCGTCCTCGATGTCCACCCCTGGGGACTCGATCAGCCCGTCGGTGTAGAGCGCGAGCACCGAACCCGGCGCCAGCGCGAACTCGGTCGTCGGATACCGGGCGGGCCCCTCGATCCCCAGCAGCGGCCCTCCGGCCAGATCGAGCACCCGTACCCGCCCGTCCGGTCTGCGCAGCAGCGGCGGCGGATGCCCCGCCCGCGCCATGACCACCCGCCCCCGCTCGGG
The Streptomyces sp. CGMCC 4.7035 DNA segment above includes these coding regions:
- a CDS encoding type A2 lantipeptide, translated to MNSTPQVETAEISDAELDAVSGGLSLNAVGTVTGLVDGVAPVSGLVGTVVGTVEGVTGLNTAPVTNLVAGL
- a CDS encoding PaaI family thioesterase encodes the protein MTPAEADKILAANFAPWVLDLGLTVVELDDHRAVLRLPWSTRLAREGGGLSGQALMAAADTATVIAISAARGGFVPMTTVQQSTSFQRAVVEADVLVQTVLTKLGRRMAFADITMTAEGSAEIAARASTVYALLG
- a CDS encoding S1 family peptidase; translated protein: MSHKRVPKRKAAIAAGSVAALGAAALFLPNAMASQTDSSNNATARTFKADDVSDIAAQLASQLGDAFAGSYYNADKQQVVINVVGDNSNVVNIIKKAGAIPNQVRNSTATLQAAAKTLRTRATIAGTAWSVDPKTNEIQVSADSTVSGTKWDTLESTVKSLGSGVATLKKSAGTFKTFVSGGDAIFAQADAGGVRCSLGFNVTASDGSPAFLTAGHCGVAAKQWSDSQNGQPIATVDQATFPGEGDFSLVKYDDPGTQAPSEVNVGNGQTVQINQAADAVVGQQVFRMGSTTGLHDGTVTGLDATVNFQSETDPGGVDTVTGLIQTNVCAEAGDSGGSLFTQDGSAVGLTSGGSGDCTAGGETFFQPVTTALQATGATLGAGGAAGAGDQGGAADQSAGPGDEGAGAGDQSGAGDQGGAADQSAGTGDESGAGDQAGGAADQSGSAHDQSGQSDHSGAGDGSGLESSH